The segment GTCAGATGCTCGTCGATGCCCACTACGAAGGGTTTTATCTTATAACCTGCCTGTTGCAACGCAATGGCCATAATTACACCTGGAGGGATCAACGATTCATCTCGCTCGTCTGCAAATATAACTCTTGGCATCGAAAAGGTTTTATTGTCACTCATGAATAAAGTTTATCACACTTGCTATGACTGACAAACTCTTCAAAATTAGATGGCGGATTGCAGATCAGAGTCGCACTTTAAAAAAATACCTTGGCCCACTAAAGATAATAATTTCGTGGGCCAAGGTATCGACAATTTATTTACAACCCGAGCATCCTGAAGTTGGAAGCACTGCGGACTTAACTATCAACTTCGACCCCCAAATGGAACGCATTACTTGGATGTCTATGGTATCGCTTTGAAAGGACATGCCCTTCGGAACCCACAGATCGACATCCCCATCCTTAACCTCAAAGTAATCTTCGAGATTAGCCGGCTTCCCGCCCTCAACGAGGGCCGCATAATAGGAAGATCAACCCCCTCCCATTCTTTTCACCGTAATGTATCCTTCGTTGCCCGACTCTTGTAGCTTTTTGCGAGCATCTTCAGATATAGAAACACCTAATTTAGCTATATTTTCCATTCAATTTCACCCCCAGCAAGTATCTCATACAATTTAAAGCTATTATAGCATACCTCTTATGGTATCCAAAGATAAATCAAAAAGACCTATCACAATTACCATATCTGCAGGCAATGGTGCGCAAAATTTTCTACCCGCCAAATAACTCAAATCATTCCCAAAAATTTCCAGAGAGTAGGCATGCAGCATTGGCCTTCCTGCTTCTTTGCCACTGTCGCCGTACTTGACATCGCCAACGATAGGATGCCCGATGTGCGATAGATGAACCCTAAGTTGATGCGGTCTCCCGGTAATCGGCTCCAATGCCACCAAAGAGGCACGATTTCCTGCCGACAAAGACATGTATCGCGTGGCAGACCTCTTGCCTTCCCCCTTGTTTACTACCGTCTTGAGAGAATGTTCGTCCCTTTCAAGGGGAGCTTCTATTACGCCTTCTCCGGATATACATCCCCTTACAACGGCCAAATATGTCTTGGCAACCCTTCTGTTTCTGAATATAGCTGTCAGTGCTCTTAAAGAACGAGGATTTAAGGCGAGGGCCATTACCCCGGATACATTACGGTCTAGCCTATGTGCCGGGGTAGGAATAAAATCCCCTTTAGTTTTATTGATCAAATTGAGTGCTCTGTTAACGACCGAGTCATCCTCTCTGGATGCCGGTTGGCTCAAAAGCCCGGCAGGCTTATTTATTATCAAAACATTTTGATCCATAAATATCACTTCCAAAGGTTTATCCACTACATTTAGCGAGGACTTTAGTTTCGCAGGATCTTCAAAGGGTACGCTGACTTCGTCTCCCCTATATAAGCGATAGGAGGGCTCTGTTTTTTCTCCGTTAACGGTGATCTTTCCTTTTCTGATAGCGCGCATAATGGCACCCAAGGGTACCTGACTATATTTCTTTCGCAGGAATCTATCCAGCCTCACGCAATCGTAATCTTCATCTATCTTCCATATTTTCGCCATCGCACGTACCTTTTCTGACGGCAACGATTCCTATATTTCTCGCACAGTCCATATATACATCAAAGGATCCTTTGTATATTTTGATCCCCAGATCTTGCATCTTCTGGCAACATGCCGATTCAAACCACTCCTGCCTGAAGACATTCCCCTTCTCCCCTGCGAATACCGGCATATAGAGGACGTTATCTATTTCCAGATCGGAGTAAAAATGGGTACCATAGGAAAGTTCGGGCATAAATCCCAACACGGGAATTCCAACTTCTACAATGCACTTACAGTTTGTTAATTCGCTATATTGAACTGGGACTCCCAAGGCAGGATTGCTCGATCCAACTCTGCCGGGTGCCACCAAAATATAGGAATTAGGATACAACTTCTTGTTGATCTCTCCTATGGCTCTTGCAATCTCATGTTTATTAGCCGCCGTCACGTATACTTTATGATCAACATATACCAGATATGGCACGTTCTCAAGCTGTCCGTCGGTGACCATTCTGTCCGCCTTGAGAATTACAAGCTTACCCTCCAGGTCCCTTTCATCAAATTTAGAATCACAGCAACCCGTCCAAAGAGGCCTGGCCTGCAGCAACTCCAATTTCCTTTCGCTCGGTTCGTAGGCAAACTCTATATCCACAGGGGCACCCATGGAATCTTCCAAATGCTTAAGGAGTTTTTGCATTCTTGTAAAGAAGTCAGGGTTGTGTCTCGTAAACCTTTCAAAGGTAACGCAAACCTTGCTGTCGTCTTCCTGTTGCCTGAAATAAGACAAATCGAGGTTTTCCCAATAACCGTTACCGTCATCTTCACGATATACCTGGGC is part of the Acetomicrobium thermoterrenum DSM 13490 genome and harbors:
- a CDS encoding RluA family pseudouridine synthase, whose protein sequence is MAKIWKIDEDYDCVRLDRFLRKKYSQVPLGAIMRAIRKGKITVNGEKTEPSYRLYRGDEVSVPFEDPAKLKSSLNVVDKPLEVIFMDQNVLIINKPAGLLSQPASREDDSVVNRALNLINKTKGDFIPTPAHRLDRNVSGVMALALNPRSLRALTAIFRNRRVAKTYLAVVRGCISGEGVIEAPLERDEHSLKTVVNKGEGKRSATRYMSLSAGNRASLVALEPITGRPHQLRVHLSHIGHPIVGDVKYGDSGKEAGRPMLHAYSLEIFGNDLSYLAGRKFCAPLPADMVIVIGLFDLSLDTIRGML